Part of the Ursus arctos isolate Adak ecotype North America unplaced genomic scaffold, UrsArc2.0 scaffold_4, whole genome shotgun sequence genome, TAGGAAAGTAGctaattattaaatcttcttaaGTAGCAAATAAGAAAGTCACCGAATGATGTTGGATTGATGATATCCTTTACTAGGTCTGTAgagcattataaaaatattatgaacattGTATCATATATTCTCTAAATGGGTGACTTGCTTAAGTTAACTACAGTTTAACTTAATCACATGTGGTCAACTCGAACAACTTCTACCATAATTTAAAAGTACCTTTGTATCTTAGAAATTTGTTACTCACATACTTAAACCAAGAACTTTGTAGTTTAATAAGATTGGTCAACAAACAGAATACTTCCCCCTACTTTGAGATTAGTAAAGGGACATTTCATGTGAGTTTATATTTTACTATGAGTTAACTTGCCATAGAGCCTTCACTTCATTAACAATTTGACTCATTGGATATTTTAagtaggtttgtttgttttcttttcagtgttgCAGGATGCAGTCTTAGGATGcaattcccatttttaaaatacgaTTAAGAAATGTACATCTACTAAGGAGGTGACAAAGACAATGAGAAGCGGCAAGAGTAACTCATTCTAAGGTGGATTTTTATATCTGCAGTATAAAATCAGGGCACTGGTACTGTTGTTTCTCCCTGCACACGTATGTAAAGTCTAATCATAATTGTTTACTCATATACttgataaaaacaaagaatgttgACTCGAAGAaaagaatctaaaacaaaaattgcCGTTTGCAATGGACCATCCAATCCATCCCAGTCTCTGTGGAAGGCAAAGTCCAATAACTGTTTACAAATATTCTGATGGTTGGAATTATTCTCCTGCTTTTTCTCCTGGCACTTCCTTTTCTCCTGGTGTGGAGACCATCATCTTGCTAGCTGGCTACACCAGTGGCTCTTTTACAGGTAAATTTGTAATTGTTTTACTATTGCTTAACTTCTTTGAATGAGCTCTGCAGGAAAACTGACGCTTACTGTTCATTGTGGCACGTACACCTGACAAGTCATTTCTCACTTTTGAGATTGCCAGGGGGTATAGAGAATGATTGAAGGAGTCAAGATGAATCATAGGAGAAGAGTTCTTTCACTCAGCTCACCATCATCCTGTgcatttctgcatctatttaaaaaactaaCTTGTGACCCCTAGTAACATTCCACCTTCAGTCACGCACATAGATTTCCTTTAAGACCGTTACTCTTACTAGTGTTAGTCTCACTCAGAGGTGATTTTGACTCATTAGAGTGGACAAATTATGGGACTCCCAGAAACATCAGGTTAGTTCTAGTCTTTCAGTATGGCCCAAATGGAGTGCTTGCGACTCTGTGCACCTTGAGTACCtcgattttaaaattaattagaagGTCTTTGACAACATCTTGTACAGACTTTCTTGGAGAGCTTTTCTGTGGTAAGTTCAAGAAAAATCGCTTGAGAAATGCTTGGGAAATGACTATCCTTTTATATTTGTCATGAAAATCCTGGCGGTAGCTTTGGACCGCTTAGACAAATCACAACAAATAAAGTTACTCTGCAGTGATTTCCTCATATATTTACTCTtatcaagttttattttgtttttctaactttaGATATAACTGGCAAGGCATGATTGTTAGGATGTCAgattaattttctagaaaaattcaTGGCAttatgtattgatttattttaataatgacatGAAATTACAACCAAGTAGCCCTCAGAGTAGTTTGAGACAATAAAAATCTTGATAAGCTATGTTTCTAcatgtgtctgtatgtatatatgtatataaacaaatTTGTATTGAAAATGTGGAAATATTATGGTTTAGAAATATGTAAAATGGAACCTAaccatataatttataataaaccTTTTAATGCTATTATAACGCAAATTACATTTCCTACCAGAGGAATCCGTATGACATACCAACTTAATCAAATTTCGAACGTTTTACTCTCAGAGTTATTCCATCTGTAAAATTAtgtctatttttccttccatCATTGGGGCATTATGAATGTACAATCCGCTGAGATTTTCTAATGTACAAAATTAGCATATCTACTTGAGGtattaaaaagtacaataatatatttttcttcaatgttattttacatattccCGGAAAAAGCTAAAGGGATGAAACAGAAGTAAGATGGAttcttaatatttgttaaatgagagTGATTATCACTTGATATTCcagtttggaaattttattttattttacttttaagattttacttatttatttgagtgataGAGTGAACACAGGAGcagggggcttggggaggggtggggaaggaggcagagggagagggagaagtagactccccactgagcagggagcccaacctggggcttgatcccagaacccctagatcatgacctgagctgaaggcagacactcaactgactgagccacccaggaacccttctagtttggaaattttaaagcaaatctcaatAATTGAGAGTAGAAACTCAATAGCtttgtataataatttttaactcaagattttaaaatacctttatatTTATGAGTCTTATAATATTGTTGAGAATTCTATAGACATAGATATTAGCAACTACCCTTAggtatgaaaaattaaaatgatttgttcAATGACCCAACATTAAGGATGAAACTGAATCTAATaacccaatttttttcttttcctaacaaaTGCTTTACATGATTGAttgagctattttttaaaagtagcattTCTCAAGGACACTTATTTTCCTGATTAGTAATAGTGCTTttgctgatttgtttttaaaaagcggATGTCTTCTAccttctatattttgtttttgtttaacatttggagatcattttaattattctgaGTTCAGTTTTGACGTTTTCCAAGAAAActtatttcttggggcgcctaggtggctcagtcgttaagcgtctgccttcggctcagggtgtgatcccagggtcctgggatcgagccccacatcaggctcatccgctggaagtctgcttcttcctctcccactccccctgcttgtgttccctctctcgctggctgtctctctctgtcaaataaataaataaaatttttaaagaaaaaagaaaagaaaagaaaacttatttcttatgatttatagtcatttttttctttatctatgaCAAAGTATTGAAAGGCTGTTATAATATCAATATTATAGTAATGTGTGATAGAAATTAATACAATATAGAATActtaaataaggaaatatttttatttaataaaagtttaagagaaattaacaaattaaccaatttataaaaccaaaactgTATTTTCAACTTCCAAATAGATTATTAGAATTTGCCCAATATGAGATTTCTCTTAATGTGAAAGATACATGGGATGAACTTGAATTATTTGATCTCTGAAAAGATTATAAGGTTTCTCTAATGTTCAAACCTAATATTTAGAAGTAAAACAGTAATTCATTTGAGTCAACACCGAAGGTCAAAACATAACCCACTTTCTCTTGAATCAAAAGATGTTTACAATAGTATGTTTTCTGCAGCAAAGCCTTTTGTGGTTGCTGCTAATTACATGTTTTTCACTTCAAAGTCTTTAAAAGGAATATAGGTACAAGTagactgaataaatatttattgggtgaaAGAATTCAGGAAAGTCTCTGggtttggaaaaatatatatatataaaatgccaGTAACATCTTCATTATGGAATTTTAACTTCAGCTGAATACAGAGCATCCTGTCTTCCTATATTACTGAATCAAGTCTTGAAATGATATACACCAAGCAGATGATGCCATAGGGAATGTGTAGcactaacattttaattaaaatgcaaaatgataatCCACAGGATGCTGTAGCTAAGCATTTGATGAGCTCTAATTATATTAGTAGTAACATTCTCATTTGATAACTGAATAACTGGGTAATTAAAAACATGTAATTAAAGCAAAGTCATACCCTAATTTATGaactcaaggaaaacaaaagagcatAGTAAAACCCTAAGGAAAAATGGTTACTATAACATTATAACGAGATATATTTTTACTAATAtatcttacaaagaaaataaaggtcaAACTTTGCCCAATGCTTTCTTGTTAAAATACTCTAGAAGACCAGGTGATAAATTAAGTCCTGAATCACAAACACAATACAGAATGGTTTTATCCCCATGAGTTTTTTGCCAGTCCAAAGTTATTGTGAATGGCAAAGGGTGAAAGATAATATTGGAAGACAGTAAAGAATCACTATACAAACTTTTAAAGATTAAGGCCAAGCTCTTACTTTGTTAGTAACAATTAATTACAGGGCACAGGTATATTTTTTGCTACCTGCATTGTTACCACATTTCTCACCAGATGAAAGTGGGCAGAATCTTTTAGATGTAGCCCAGTCGGAGCCCAATATGAAGGGTGGTGTGGATTAAGGTTCTCGAGAGACGACAAGGACTGAATATGCATAAGCAATCATGACGAAAGGAACTGGCCCAAGCGGAGCCTTTATGTCAGAGTTCAAGGACCATAAGAGTCGTTATTTTGCCTGGTGAACTTGATTGACAGGAGTTGAAGAAGGCCACTCAGCCAAAAAAAACCccgaaaaaacaaaaaaaaaaaacccaaaccagcaTACGACCCAATCATACCCATGAACACAGGGACTTTTCAGTCATCTCTCTAAAAATGAACTCTTCCTTGTATTTATGAAGCACTCTGAATGGTATCAgcaatatttttcctctttctttgttgcTGACACAAATTAACTCTCCAGTCTACCAAGAGCTCGAAATGTCACAGTCCCTTTCAGAGTGACACagacctcttcctccttctggcaaAATCCTCTACATGAATGAAGTTGGAGAGAGCCTTAGTGAGGTGACTATCTGATGTCTCCGTGCTGCTCCCAAAGTCATAGTTCTTGACGCAAGGGCACAGGCAGCGCACGATGGCCCGGCGGATGTAGCTGTCAAAGATATAGTAAATGAAAGGGTTGACGCAGCTATTGGCAAATGCCAAAGGCCCACTCACCTCCATGCCCAGCTGGAGAAAAGCTGAGGAAAAGTAGAGTTCTTGCTGCAGCCCAGAGACAATGGACAGGAGCTTGAAAGTATTGAAGGGCAGCCAGGAGAAGACAAAGGCTGCCACGACAATAAAGATGATCTTTATGGATTTCCTCAGCTTTCTGTTATGTTTTCCCGAGTGTTGGTAATGCGCACACAGCCTCCTTGTGATGCAACAGTAGCAGGTCACAATGCTCACCAAAGggacaaagaaagtaaaaattaaggCCACGAGGGCCCAAGTCAGTTTCATCGACGTAGCCCTCTTCTCTGCACAGTATGGCTTATCATCAATCAGGGTGAGTTCCCTGGACAGAAGAGTAGGCAAACCCAAAAGGCAGGAGGTAAACCAGACAGTGGCACAGACTCCGTATGCACAGTCTCTCCTCCTGAATTTCCTGGACATGGCTGGACACACGATGGCCAGGTAGCGGTCCACACTCATGCAGGTGAGCAAGAAGACACTGCAGTGCATGTTGACTGAGATCATGTAGGAGCTGCCTTTGCACAGGAAGGCCCCTGTCCTCCACAGTCCTAAAGATGCTTCTTTATCCACCCAGAGAGGCAAcgtgatgagaaaaatgaagtcagACACGGCCAGGTTGATGATGAAGATGTCAATGAGTCTTCGGCTGCCCCGTTTGAAGTGCAAGGCACTCATGAGGACGAGGTTCCCCAACACTCCAGTCAGGAACACAGCCGTGTAAAAGACTGGAAGGAAGACCGCCGTATAAGGAACGTGGGAGTGGGTGTCCTCAAGATCAGGATTTTTGCTGGTAGcatagaaataatccaaataaactGAGGTTGCTTCTGGGTCCATCGCAAAGGATCAGTTGCCAAATCTGGTATTTCCTTCTCTAGGAAGTTTTTGTATAAATTTTTGAAATCACAAGGTGGCTTCTTTTATATTGTGGctgcctcttccccaccaccCGCACCACCCCACCCCTTAAAAGATTTTGGGACAAGCATaaaaacagagattaaaaaaaaaatgcagtttctaCCAATCCTCAGAAAGGGCCTACAAGGAACAACACCCTGATTGGTGTTTGGTGGTTGTGgttgtggttttctttatttgcatttgcCTGGAGACTGGGGTGTTTTTTGACTTCTGTCTTGAAgatattgtttgtttctttaaatccAGGAATTAAAAAACACATCAACTTTTTCCCCCTTACCTACCTTAAAGGTATCCTTTTCTGACACTGCCAATCCCTTTGATCTAACTTTCTGTTGCACACCCAAGATACtactttcttttagatttttaaggTGAGGATGACAAAGATGCtccttttatttacataaaagtgAGGAAAACAGTCTTTCACTGCAGGAAGAGTGAATTAATAATTCCCCAAATCATACCAGTCCACATGTGCTGCAAACATAATGATTCCAATTAGGGTATGAGATTCTTTCCACTTATTAGGCTCTCTCAGTTCACATATAATTAATCCTGTTTCATTCAATAAGTCTTAAATCCTCCAGAGCCTGGGAACATGTCTTGTGCTATTGTTattatcatttgtaaaaattttcCGCTGTCATTAGTGCAGCACCTTGCAAATGGGAGGTGCTTTAGAAATGCTAGTTTATTTGAATTAATTAGGAAAACTCTTTCGTGATCCAGTATAACTAGCAAGTATGTGTTCATTGGAGTTCAACTGTAGgtatttttgttagttttgtaGCTTACAGGCACAGGtttaaaaattgccatttttaCGCTCTTATCTGCTATTGTAGTTCAACCAAAGAAGTTCCCTTTTATTAGAGTTAAAATCCTTGATTAGGAGATTTGCTTCCTACTAATCTTCGAATAACTATCTTTCAGCAGACTCTAGGTCTCCTCTGATCTTCTCGTCTTCACACCTTGTAGCAGTGATTTTTAGCTTTTgaactgtgacttttttttaagtacctcCACACATCAGTGAGCTTCACTTTGGGGGTTATTGACCTAGCAAGAGGCAGACCTCTAGTCAGTGATATTATGATGGAGTTGCTGATACGGGCATGATAAAAGAAAGATTTGGGGTTCCTTCAGAACACTTGAGAAACAAGCCAACATCAGAAAGGATCCTATCCTAGTCTTCTCTCACATATTCCTTTTTCTATTAGGAAAACTACAATGAAATCTAAATTCTGAAACCGactccatttatttccattttttactgGCCAATGTAGCTCAaggctctttccttctctttttccctccaccTCATCTCGTCACCAAAGTTCCAGTTTCAGGCTGGTATTACTGTTGCATAGAAAAATGTATGCGGTGGATAAAAACACCATTGTTAAACACATAAGGTCCCTTctactgaatttttatttctcccataATTAATATATTGAAAAGAGTGATTCTGCTCTTTTTCCTGATGTGTTCTAACGTGGCCTCAGTCTCAGGTGTATGTCTGTAGAGCAGGGAAGGATGAGGGCTCCCCTGATCGGGGGCAGCCCCAGCAAGTCACTTGAAATTTGGTTTATGACTTGGCTCTGCCCCCTCTTATGTCCCTGGCAGCTCGGTGTTGTTCATGGGGAGGGGGGGGTAATCCTTCCCTAAGTATAGGTTGCAGATGAGGGAAACTAAttaatgttttgaaatttctgGGATAGAAATCTTTCCCACTAAGTAAGCCTTACATATTTAATAGAATAATTCATTTTGTCAAATAGTTTTGAGGTAGGACAATATTTACTTGACAAGGATTGATGCGGTAAACATAGAATATTGAAACactatatctatatatgtctCTCTGTATATCTATTTTTCTTGTGTCTCAAGAATTCCACATAAAAGTgttataaaatggagaaaagttcATGCCCACACTCTAGAGGAAAACGTCTGGCCTATATTTATTCTGCAggccttaaattttatttcagccTTCCAAAGTTGTTGGCTTGGTGTAAACTATCTCAAAGAAATCTGACTTCCTCACTAAAGTTTGAAGCAGCTGTAGACCAAATGTTTTGCTTTATCAtaatacagtcactttggaatACGATAGTTAGTGGTAGAATGTTGCAATGTGAGAATATCTACCATGTATCAAAACTATCCTGGGACCCaagtcagaaaacaaattaagtgTTTTGAGGCAAAAGGGGAACAAATAGCATAGTACTGGGCTTTTAATAACTCAGAGTGCAAAGCTATTA contains:
- the GPR15 gene encoding G-protein coupled receptor 15, which gives rise to MDPEATSVYLDYFYATSKNPDLEDTHSHVPYTAVFLPVFYTAVFLTGVLGNLVLMSALHFKRGSRRLIDIFIINLAVSDFIFLITLPLWVDKEASLGLWRTGAFLCKGSSYMISVNMHCSVFLLTCMSVDRYLAIVCPAMSRKFRRRDCAYGVCATVWFTSCLLGLPTLLSRELTLIDDKPYCAEKRATSMKLTWALVALIFTFFVPLVSIVTCYCCITRRLCAHYQHSGKHNRKLRKSIKIIFIVVAAFVFSWLPFNTFKLLSIVSGLQQELYFSSAFLQLGMEVSGPLAFANSCVNPFIYYIFDSYIRRAIVRCLCPCVKNYDFGSSTETSDSHLTKALSNFIHVEDFARRRKRSVSL